One Fusarium musae strain F31 chromosome 6, whole genome shotgun sequence DNA segment encodes these proteins:
- a CDS encoding hypothetical protein (EggNog:ENOG41) encodes MISPTRGLVMRACRIQRRFASSTPRTPRPNIKTPTSRPPPKISKTYKPKPQPPPFTSDSSTSATPAQAETLRDLWASTWLPLTGAALLAGALGFYIFGTAAASFKATPCSCTGEHSTPTGRPPALDGDNAEQFDKELALPEWWMGITKLRKRIAERANGHVLELAMGTGRNLEYFDWEPLTLRAEGKAGGARLPKGVVSFTGLDISVDMMDVARKRLVKTVPPMENSAPIVRASTMADHTGGQLSYLDSQLRLIHSDAHHPIPGPATPTTTKYDTVIQTFGLCSVSDPVAVVNNLAKVVKPGSGRIILLEHGKGWYGIVNGLLDKNAGKHFEKYGCWWNRDIEGLVEEAVAKTPGLEIIKVERPNIMQMGTLVWVELKVNDKAS; translated from the exons ATGATCTCTCCGACTCGAGGCCTCGTCATGAGAGCCTGTCGTATCCAGCGCCGTTTCGCGAGCTCTACTCCTCGAACTCCCCGCCCTAATATAAAAACCCCAACGTCTCGCCCTCCACCCAAGATCTCAAAAACCTACAAACC aaagcctcagcctcctccatTCACCTCAGATTCGTCGACTTCGGCAACCCCTGCACAAGCCGAAACCCTCCGCGATCTCTGGGCATCGACATGGCTCCCTCTGACAGGCGCAGCCCTTCTCGCCGGTGCCCTCGGCTTCTACATCTTCGGAACAGCTGCCGCATCATTCAAAGCGACGCCCTGCAGCTGCACCGGCGAACATTCCACGCCGACCGGCCGACCGCCGGCTCTCGATGGCGACAATGCAGAGCAGTTCGACAAGGAGCTGGCTCTTCCTGAGTGGTGGATGGGTATCACAAAGCTACGGAAGCGCATAGCGGAGCGTGCAAACGGACATGTGCTGGAGTTAGCAATGGGCACAGGGCGAAACTTGGAGTACTTCGACTGGGAGCCATTGACCCTGCGTGCAGAGGGTAAGGCTGGTGGTGCCAGACTACCAAAGGGCGTGGTGTCGTTTACCGGTCTCGATATTTCGGTTGATATGATGGATGTTGCTCGAAAGCGACTCGTCAAGACTGTTCCGCCCATGGAGAACTCTGCTCCCATCGTCCGCGCATCTACCATGGCCGATCACACCGGAGGTCAACTCTCGTATCTCGATTCCCAGCTCCGATTAATTCACTCCGACGCTCACCACCCGATTCCCGGTCCCGCGACTCCCACGACGACGAAATACGATACAGTTATACAGACCTTCGGTTTATGTTCAGTGTCAGACCCCGTCGCTGTAGTCAATAATTTGGCCAAGGTTGTAAAGCCAGGGTCAGGCCGTATCATTCTGCTCGAACATGGCAAGGGTTGGTACGGTATTGTCAACGGACTACTCGATAAGAATGCCGGCAAACATTTCGAAAAGTATGGATGTTGGTGGAATCGCGACATCGAGGGCTTAGTCGAAGAGGCCGTCGCTAAAACACCAGGCCTTGAAATCATCAAGGTCGAGCGGCCCAACATAATGCAAATGGGCACATTGGTTTGGGTCGAGTTGAAGGTCAACGACAAAGCCTCATGA